The Cupriavidus necator N-1 DNA window TTCGATGTCCCTTGCCGGCGAGTTGCGCAGCGCCTCGCTGACCTTGTTCTGCAGGTCGTTGAAGAGATCGGTCGGTTTCATGGTTTCTCCTTTGCGCACCTAACTGGTGCCAATCCGGGTGGGCATCTGGCGTATAGCGCGCTTTCGCACAGGATTTGGGCGCCCCGATTGCGGGCGCGCGGCCTTGTGTGTCGCGGCACGCAGCCACCGTCAGGACTCAATTATCGCCCGTGAGGCACGTGGACGAAAGCTCCGGCGTATCCGCGTTCACACCTTTTAACCCGATCTGGCTTCGCTGCAGGGCAGATTCAAGTCTGGCTTTGGTCACGGCACGAGATTACGGCCGACATGCATCGCCGACTTGCATCGCCGACTTCAGCGGAGCTGGCATGGCAGTTGCAGTAGTGGGTACGCCTGCCTCATTGAATCACCGAAATCCAATAAACGAAATCCGAGCCATCAGGAAAAGGGAGAAGAAATCCATGAAGAAGTTGGCCCTTGCAGTCAGCGCGGTTGTCCTGACCAGTGCCGCTGCCACTGCCTACGCGCAAAGCACGGACGCGGCGGCCCCGGCACCTGCCGCGGCCGCGGCCGAGCCGGCATCGCCGCATACGTTCACGGCCAACGTGTCACTGGTCTCGGACTACCGCTATCGCGGCATCAGCCAGACCAACCTGCGCCCGGCCATCCAGGGTGGCTTTGACTACGCCCACGAAAGCGGCTTCTACGTGGGCAACTGGAACTCCAGCATCAGCTGGCTCGAGGATGCCAACCCGGCGGTCTCGGCCCCGGTCGAGATGGATTTCTACGGCGGCTTCAAGAACACCTTCAAGGTTGCCGGCACCGAATTCAACTATGACGTGGGCGTGCTGCAGTACTACTACCCGGGCGGCTACAACAACCCGCGCCCTTACACCACGGAACTGTACGCCGGCATCGGCTGGGGCCCGGTGTTCCTGAAGTACTCGCACGCGGTCACCAACCTGTTTGGCTGGGCCGACAGCAAGAACAGCGGCTACATCGACCTGAGCGCCAACGTGCCGCTGAACTTCTGGGACCTGACCCTGAACGCGCACGTCGGCTACCAGGACGTCAAGCACAACAGCGATGCCTCGTACACCGACTGGAAGATCGGCCTGACCAAGGACCTGGGCAAGGGTTTCGCGCTGGCCGTGGCCTATGTCGATACCAACGCCAAGCAAGCGGCGTACACCAGCGCCAACCGTGGCCGCTACCTGGGCAAGGCGGCGGCGTGGGCCTCGATCACCAAGACTTTCTAACTCTGACGCAGCCCGGGCGAGCTGCCGGCCCGCCCCCAGGAGAATCCTGATGAAACTCATCATTGCAGTGATCAAGCCGTTCAAGCTCGACGAGGTGCGCGAAGCGCTGTCGGACGTGGGCGTGTCCGGCATCACCGTGACCGAAGTGAAAGGCTTCGGCCGCCAGAAAGGCCACACCGAGCTGTACCGCGGCGCGGAGTACATCGTCGACTTCCTGCCCAAGGTGAAGATCGAAGTGGCAGTCCCCGACGACGTGGTCGAGCGCGCCATCGAGGCGGTCGAGAAATCGGCCCGCACTGGCAAGATCGGCGACGGCAAGATCTTCGTGGCCCCGATCGAGCAGGTTATCCGCATCCGCACCGGCGAGACCGGCGGCGATGCACTGTGACCCCGAGACAGCACAACACAAGAGGTTAAGCACATGAAAACCTGGTTCAAGCGATTCCTGACGGCCGGCGCGATGGCGCTGGCCATCGGCACGGCGGGCGTGGGCATCTCCACGCCGGCCGCCGCACAGGACAAGCCGGCCGCCGAGGCATCCGCCCCGGCCGCCTCCGCCGCCCCCCGCTGCAGCCGCTGCCGAAGCGTCAGCGCCGGCTGCTCCCGACGCCGCTGCGCCTGCCGCGGCCGCAACGGCCGCCGCTCCCGCGGAAGCCGCCGCCGCGCCGGCCGCTCCGGCGCCCAACAAGGGCGACACCGCCTGGCTGCTGGTCTCGACCGCCTTCGTGATCCTGATGACGCTGCCCGGCCTGGCGCTGTTCTACGGCGGCCTGGTGCGCTCCAAGAACATGCTGTCGGTACTGATGCAGTGCCTGGTGATCTTCTCGCTGGTGGCGCTGCTGTGGGCGATCTACGGCTACAGCTTTGCCTTCACCGAGGGTAACGCCTTCTTCGGCGGCACCGACCGGCTCTTCATGAAGGGGCTGACGGTCGAGGCCGTGGCGGCGACCTTCAGCAAGGGCGTGGTGGTGCCGGAACTGGGCTACTTCGCGTTCCAGTGCGCCTTCGCCTGCATCACCTGCGGCCTGATCATCGGCGCCTTCGCCGAACGCGCCAAGTTCTCGGCCGTGCTGGTGTTCGTGGTGCTGTGGTTCACCTTCTCCTACATCCCGATGGCCCACATGGTCTGGTTCTGGCCGGGTCCGGACGCCTACACCGACGCCGCTGCCGGCGCCGCCGCGACCGCCAAGTCGGGCTGGCTGTTCCAGAAGGGCGCGCTCGACTTCGCCGGCGGCACCGTGGTGCATATCAACGCCGCCGTGGCTGGCCTGGTGGGTGCCTATATGTTCGGCAAGCGCATCGGCTTCGGCCGCGAGGCGATA harbors:
- a CDS encoding TorF family putative porin, which codes for MKKLALAVSAVVLTSAAATAYAQSTDAAAPAPAAAAAEPASPHTFTANVSLVSDYRYRGISQTNLRPAIQGGFDYAHESGFYVGNWNSSISWLEDANPAVSAPVEMDFYGGFKNTFKVAGTEFNYDVGVLQYYYPGGYNNPRPYTTELYAGIGWGPVFLKYSHAVTNLFGWADSKNSGYIDLSANVPLNFWDLTLNAHVGYQDVKHNSDASYTDWKIGLTKDLGKGFALAVAYVDTNAKQAAYTSANRGRYLGKAAAWASITKTF
- a CDS encoding P-II family nitrogen regulator: MKLIIAVIKPFKLDEVREALSDVGVSGITVTEVKGFGRQKGHTELYRGAEYIVDFLPKVKIEVAVPDDVVERAIEAVEKSARTGKIGDGKIFVAPIEQVIRIRTGETGGDAL